A window of the Streptomyces finlayi genome harbors these coding sequences:
- a CDS encoding LLM class flavin-dependent oxidoreductase, translated as MSLRLSTVILPVDRWHEGGRAKWQRAEELGFHAAYTYDHLSWRTFRDGPWFGALPTLAAAATATDRLRLGTLVTSPNFRHPVTLAKELISLDDVSGGRITLGIGAGGNGFDATALGQEQWTPRERADRFAEFVPLLDRLLTEDAVSQEGDFYTAEEARNLPGCLQRPRLPFAVAATGPRGLKLAARHGQAWVTTGDPKLYETGTPEQSVEALRGQIEKLGKACEEIDRDAPELDKILLHGFTPDRNRPLESVDAFVDFAGRHRELGFTEIVIHWPIPDSDFAAGQAVFEQIATEGGKQLG; from the coding sequence ATGAGTCTGCGCCTGAGCACCGTGATCCTTCCCGTCGACCGTTGGCACGAGGGAGGCCGTGCCAAGTGGCAGCGCGCCGAAGAGCTCGGCTTCCACGCGGCGTACACCTACGACCACCTCTCCTGGCGCACCTTCCGCGACGGTCCGTGGTTCGGCGCTCTGCCCACCCTCGCCGCCGCGGCCACGGCCACGGACCGCCTGCGCTTGGGCACCCTCGTTACGTCGCCTAATTTCAGGCACCCGGTGACGCTCGCCAAGGAGCTGATCTCGCTCGACGACGTCTCCGGCGGGCGGATCACCCTCGGCATTGGGGCCGGCGGCAACGGCTTCGACGCGACGGCGCTGGGGCAGGAGCAATGGACGCCGAGGGAGCGAGCGGACCGGTTCGCCGAGTTCGTGCCGCTGCTCGACCGGTTGCTCACCGAGGACGCGGTCTCCCAGGAGGGGGACTTCTACACGGCCGAGGAGGCCCGGAACCTCCCCGGCTGCCTGCAGCGACCTCGACTGCCGTTCGCGGTGGCGGCGACCGGCCCACGCGGCCTGAAGCTGGCCGCCCGCCACGGGCAGGCGTGGGTGACGACCGGCGACCCGAAGCTGTACGAGACGGGCACCCCGGAGCAGTCGGTGGAAGCCCTTCGCGGCCAGATTGAGAAACTCGGCAAGGCATGTGAGGAGATCGACCGCGACGCGCCCGAACTCGACAAGATCCTGCTCCACGGCTTCACGCCCGACCGGAACCGTCCGCTGGAGTCCGTAGACGCATTCGTTGATTTCGCCGGCCGCCACCGTGAGCTCGGCTTCACCGAAATCGTGATCCACTGGCCGATTCCTGACTCGGACTTTGCCGCTGGCCAGGCAGTCTTCGAGCAGATTGCCACCGAAGGTGGCAAGCAACTCGGCTAA